TATTGTCCCTGCCGCGGATCGGCGCGTAACCGGACAGGAAGACGCCCCACTCGTCGGTAACGAGTTCCTTGTCGGCCGACGGCGCGCTGAAGGCCTTTGAAAGCTCCGGAAAGCGTGAACCGTCATACTTATCGCCGGGCTTCGCCGGCGGCTTCACTCCGGCGCGGCTGCCGGACTTTAGATCGACTACGAACTCGTATATACCCTCCTGGCCTGTCCTGGAGAGGATGTAAATATAGATTATGTCGGGGAATATCTCCTTTATCCTTGATAATTTATCCGCGACGCTCCTGTATTGAGGCGTCTCCATCCCCTCTTCGCTCAGCGGTATCTTAAGTATCGTATCCGCGTCCACGTCAAGCGCCATCGCCTGCGCGACCATCATCAATTCCTCGCGTGCCTCATCCAGTTTAGCGCGCATGGCATATTGATATACTAAAAAGTTGCCGACCATGCCGGACAACAGCATCAGGATGATCATGGCAAGCGCTATCTTGACGCGGAAACTCCTCAAAAAAAGAAATAACCTTTTAGTGATCATCCTTATAAGGCCTCTCGATCCTATTGGGTCGTCGCGGTATCATTGACAATATTACGGTTAGGCAGAAAGTAGAAAGACTTATCCTCGTCGTCGAGCCCCTGGCCGGACGGCTTTTCCATGATTATACGGCTGAAAAAATCCTCCATCTTCTCCGCCACGGTATTACGTTCATGGTCCGCGGTAATGACATGGTAGAGTTATAAAGAAGCACCATCTCCTTCATCTCCGACCCTATCCTGTCATATATGAATTTGGAGTTCTTTACGCTCGCTACATCGTCGTCTTTTGCCTGGATGAGCTGCGCCGGGACACGTATGCCGCCTAAGCGCTTCGTAAGGTATCTCACCAGGAGCTGGAGCTGGTACAGGAGGGTGATCGGAAAATACGGATATCCGTACTGTTCGACGCTCTCCATATCGCCGAGCCTGGCGTTGGAGTAATATTTGTGGACGCGGCTCCGGATCACCTCGTTCTTTATCCCGTATGGGGGCTCTTCTTTATAGTAGAAGAAATGTTTCAGGAACGTCCTGTAGCCCAGCGGGAGGAAGAAACTGGAAGCGGGCGTATTCCATCCGTCATAGAAAAGGGTCGGGGCGAGACAGCTCACGCCGCATACCCTGTCCTTAAATTCGTCCGCAAGCAAAAGCGCCAGGAGCGCGCCCATCGAAAGGCCGGCGGTGAATATAGGCCCGTTAGATCCGGAGGCTACTTCTTCCAAAAGAGCCTGCCTGACCGATCCGTAAAAATCCTGCCATTTAGCGTTCTTTATGCTCCATAAAGGCTCGCCGTGATAAGCGAGCCTAGGGCATGCTACGGAATAACC
This sequence is a window from Candidatus Omnitrophota bacterium. Protein-coding genes within it:
- a CDS encoding alpha/beta fold hydrolase, with the protein product MSVIFSIDINGALRKRAPESRSSEKNGIFLKGDKGVTVILIHGLTGTPNEMKFLATYLNKKGYSVACPRLAYHGEPLWSIKNAKWQDFYGSVRQALLEEVASGSNGPIFTAGLSMGALLALLLADEFKDRVCGVSCLAPTLFYDGWNTPASSFFLPLGYRTFLKHFFYYKEEPPYGIKNEVIRSRVHKYYSNARLGDMESVEQYGYPYFPITLLYQLQLLVRYLTKRLGGIRVPAQLIQAKDDDVASVKNSKFIYDRIGSEMKEMVLLYNSTMSLPRTMNVIPWRRRWRIFSAV